The DNA window AAGGTGAGTTgggtttctttctttccatttcttgcATCCTCATCGAACTTAACTAGTAGCTTTTGTCGTAAAATCGCCAGCTCCTAATCCTGAGCTTGAATTCTTCAAAACTGCCCTGcacaaaaatatgttcacTAGCAATTCCCAGCTGAGCaatacttttttgttgtttccatGGGAACGTAAGTGATCGCATGAAAACGCGCAAATATTCACTCCTTTTGAGAAAacgctctttttttatatttctgcaTGCTTTGCCTCTACCTTTACCATCAGTTCTATTAGTGCTCCAATTTGTCAACTTCCTTCACATAAGGGGCATTTGTTGCTATGCGGCAAGAAATGACATGGTGCTTTCTTTGTGTACCGCATATTCTATGTTTTGGAGAAGAGACACCTTTAACCTTTTGAGATTCGTTTTGGGCGCTGCCAAGAAGTCAACAACCAATAGCAGATTCACTGGACCACATCTCTGTCCAAAAAACCGTCTCACATACGGATATCTGAGTAAAACAAATTCCGGGTACATACTGTTAGCAGGATAAGAACTTGGATGAGCTTGAGAGAAATTAGTTGATAAGCAATTTCAAACAGTAatgttatataataaaaagCTTCCAAAACTGCATCTCATTCATGGCTCTCAACGGTGTGTCTCCCTTAACTTCGGTTTCGGTGTCGTGTAATTGCGTCTATTTGTCGGCGTCACCTACCCAACATTTACACCTTTAACGTCGCTTTCTAGATCTTTTTGGACAATGAAAACCCTGCTGGCAATGATATCCGAACAGGTTCATGTTGGCCTCCCTTCCCTTTATTTGAGTTTTTCGGttaagtttaaaaattttgttaactgGTGATCCTGATCAGGTACTCTTCTCTCTTCGCTTTCATCCACACAATGACAACACCAGAGCAAAGCTTCGGTACTTAGGAAAGAGGTTATAGGAAAATTCTTAAAGACATCAGAGCGCTGCTTATCTTCAGATATCTTCagatgaaaagcaaaagaaagagTTTGATGTTtataataaggaaaaaaattctgttacACGAGCAGTGAGGAAAGAATTTCCACGAAAATCCGAAAGATCGTTCTAATCTCAACAACAAACTTAGCTATTTATTGCTATCCTTTGTGTATAGCGGGGCGGGTGTTGTgtaacggttagaggttctgctacctgcacgatcgatccgaagttcgaatccgccctagtgaaAACCAAGTCATGCATCCTCTcagtgtcgataaattggtaccagacttgtctgggaggaacACACCGATTTGACAGGAttaacccccgcaagtcatcgttGTACAGGccacttacacgttcgtaaacctcaaaggattctgaattggagtgaacgtggcggcggatcccaagcggattgattaacgccagacacgttatcctttattcttgaTGTATAATGGATAAACAACCTTTTATAACAGGACCTATACTAAAGTGCAATACATCGATGTTAACCGAAAAaagcggcgaaaaaaaagaggaatgtgAAGTTTTCATATCAGTGAAGATCAACAAACTAGTTGCTATTactgtggaaaaaagaacagcagaTGTGTAAATATAAAAAGGTAATTTTTCCGTTACAGACTAGGATTCAGCGTTCAAAAGTTGTTACACTTAGTGCTTCACTATCGGCGACAAATTGCGatcattatcattttttataGCTGCATTGTGTTGCAAACGACAGTGAACAGGACAAAGGCATACTGAATTGAAGATTGAATAGTTGAGATGTTCCAGAAAATCTCAGCTATTAGTGAAGCGAAAAAACTTGTGCCGGAAGTTTACCGGAAGTTACTAGCGTGTAAACTCGCATACCATGCGCTTACGATGAACTCGCTTGCGGAAACTGTGGACGAATAAAACGTCGAGAAAATCGAGCAGGACATCTAATTCCCCATTAATTCGAAGAATTTAGTTTGAAAGGATTTTACTCAAAATTTGAAGTGGAAGGATGATTTCAGATGTGAAATCATCCTTCCACTTCAAATTTTGAGTAAAATCTAATTGTTCTTGAGTTGATTAGAAATACAATCATCAATTTTCTCCCTTATCTTCTACGCtcagtttctttttgctcaCAAAATCTTCAAGCGTTGGTCGCGACATTGACGCTTGTCATTCTAGATCTTGTAGTCTtctgattttcaaaattcactcTCTAGCGATCTCTCGTCTCAATTTTCTCACCGTTTCTGACCTTTATCTAGATACTTGCACAACGAAATTCCTACCAAATTCACTGAAATTCGAATAATCAGTTACTATCACCGATTatattccttatttatttatttattattattattattacttgtttatttcttccttaccacattcatttcatttctgctcTAAGAGAAATgcctgtcttttttttttgctgcaaaatgTATTCTTCTTCCAACTATTCACTGTTTTTGAGAATTGCTTGAGAAAAGCTTGGATCCGAAGAGATTTCGTGGACGTTCACACAACGTGCCAGTCGTTTCGGAGAAAGCGTGCTGTTGGTACAGACGTAATGTATGCACACACCGCTTCGGTATCGATCCTCTGACTCTGTTCGATGACGTGGAACGAATGTCGCTGTTGAAATGGACAGCATTTTCAAGAAGCACACGCCTGCCGTGTGTGCCGTACGCGCGTGGGTGCGTGGGCACGTACATCGTTACCTGTTCGTGAATGGGCTGTGGGCCCAGTACCGTACTGTCGGATCAGGAACAACAAGTAATAGTCGCGACGTGGAAGGCGCTACGGAAGAATCTTTTCTGTCAACGAGGAGCTGGGACCGCCGCATTGCCGCCACCCGATTCCCATTCCGTCGCTGCTATCCACGGGAAAATCGCTAGTAGAAAAGGTGAGTGGGCGTGTTCTACTGCATTGGGTTAGGGAATTCTCACCTTTTGTGCAATAGAAATTGATATCACCGGTTTTTTACATGCACCGGCCGCTGAGCGCACGATTTTTGATCGAAACGTCTGATAATGCGGATCGATTTCCATAAAATCCAGTGGATTAGTAGTTTTACATTAAGTCTGCACATCTGTGTGATTGTTACGAATAGTTGCGCACATATCAGTAACAAATGGAAACTGATAAGGCAACAGATTAGAAGGTGAAACTAATTCGTTCCTTGGAAGGGTTGAGATCAGCGAAATACGCAACTTCTGCTTCTCAAAAATTTGCGATCTCTCTCGATCCTCTTTTACGGTTTTCTCGAtatatttgcttctttttacttcacaATATTCCCTCTCATCATTCTTTTGAACTCATCTGAGCAGGAGAATTCTTACGAATTTAAAGCTTATAGCGAAATTCTGTCTAGGACTGACTCATTTCTCTCTTCCTAGTCCAAAGTTTGTGTTAAGGTTCCttgttaaatatttatttacatccaTGAAGAGTCATAGTTCTCTCCATTGAATAAAAAGCAGACTATTTCCAGATAATTCGATTGACTCATACATGACTTGATCATGAATCCCAAGTTCAGTGCATGTCAGGGACAGTTTAAGGGATTGCTAGGAAGAGTTTCACTTTTTCGAAACGGAGCAgttgaaaatatcaaaaaaaagcaaaagtatCTAAGAGTTTTCTGTTTCGCTTTCAAACATCCAATTCAGTTGTGTAGTATGAGATGGGTGCTATCGTaaaaagatgattttttaGATAGTCCTTTCATCGATTTCACTCTATTTCTTCACAATTTGACAATCTATACTTCCAAACTCTTTCCTACGGCTTTCTATTGTGTATCTATTTTTACCCAAGTTTTAGGGCCTGTATATTTGAATAGAGTGTTTGTTTAGGGGAACTCCTGCATTGTTACTTCTTGAAACGGAATGTATAGAAGACTGCAAGGCAGATGAGAGAAAAGTCCCTATGTTTGGTTCAGCCACAAACGATACAATAGAATTACAGAAATCATTCACCTATAATCacacatttgttttcttatttccaaTTGACTTTTTTGCCTGTAGTGAAAATAGCCAAGAACCACTACTGCATAACTTTTCTAAGGATTggacagagagagagagagaggaacgaaaaacctttatgggggattttttttttttaatttgcatGAAAGATCGAATATCGTGAACATTAATAGCAAATCTCAAGTTTTTAATAAGCAAGAGCCAGCTTTATTCCGAATGAGCAGCTATTTCGTTTCTAGTTGATATGTCAGGAATTCGGCTTATAAAGTTGGGTATTGAAGAGTTGACGAGATTTTTAGAACTTAGATTCCGGATAATGTTTTCCGAACAGTAAGAGCGGATGTTGACTACTACTACTCTCATTTATCTCTAATGATGAAGGTGCGCTTTAGGAATGCAGCAAACACCCCGTTCAGAAATTGTCATTAATATTAACTGTGTAGGGAAGAGGTGTACTCTTGGCCCGTCCGAAATTCCGCTCCCGTGGGAGTTCCGCTTGCATGAACTTGCTGATTTAGTTGGCGAACGGGTGCATGAATGCTTAATGACCGCTTGACACACCACTTGGTTCAGCCATAAATGTCGATTTACAAAAGCAAGTAAATTTCTCAGATCAGTTTCAACAGCACACAGTCATAGTGTTATCGCGTTCGCGGCTCGAGACACGAGTTTCATTCTTTTGCATGTGGTTTTTTGCCGCTTATCATTATCAATTTCTCGCATCTGAGAGCTGATACACACTGAACGACAGACTTCGCAGCCGAGCAAAAAGCGACACTGTACGCGAGGGCGTTCGCGATATCGCGCTGCCCGGCTGTGTGGGGTGAGTTCATTCTCAAGCGCCGTTCGTCGCGAGGAGTCGAAGAATCCGTAGGAATTCTGTCACGCTATTCACTACGTCTCCTACTGCTGCTCACCGATGTCTGCGACCGAGGACCTTTTGAAACGGACGGTGGAAGTCGCTGAAATAAGGGAAGTTACCACTGATGGAGCAGTGATTGAAAAACGAGTTGAGACGGTTGTTGAGGTCCACGATATGAATGATTCCAGGACGAAAGAGGAAATGAATTCAGAAGATATTCAGGAGATTCGTTCAGGAGAAAATCATAACATCCGTTTAGAAGACGTTCGAGACAGCCCCCATTGTATCACGACAGTCATAGAGGTTCACACCGTCACCTGTGAAGCAGCAGGCGAAGCTAACAACAACCAGATCCAGGGAACTATGGTCGATTCCAGAAACGAAGGCTATCGAAGTTGTAAAAATGAGTCAGGTGATCTATTAGAATGTAGTGAGGCTCCAGAAGTACATAGTGATCGGAGTAGGACCGCAGAAGTGAAGGAAAACCGAGCCGACTCTAGCTCTTGCGGCAATACACAGACGGAAGAAGTGGTTCTGGAGGTACACAAAGTACTGGAGGTGGCAATACCTGAAGAATCGGAGAATAGAATCTGTAATCTTTCCAATGAGAGTAATTCAGAGGTTCCAAATGGATCGGAAAACTTCGCCAAAGTCCTTACTGTTTCTGGGACCGAATCTGTGGTAAAGGAGAAGACAGATGTTAGTGCAGAACCTAACTCTGCAACTCATGAGGACATTACCGAAATAGCAGACGATGACAAGAATGACAGCGTCGTAATCAACTCAATATCAATCAATGCGGCTCCGGAACCTcttgataaagataaaatagAAGGGTCCTCAACACCTCTTCAAGATGCTCAGGAAGAAGCCAAGAAAGCGGAAAGCCCTTCAGAACCAGCCACAGAACAGCTACAATCCGATTCTGCCGCGGTGAAATATCTACAGAATTGCCAAGTTTCTGTCGTTGTCAGTGCCGCGTCCGAGCATTCCACAGACAGTCACGCATCCAtctctgaaaaagaaagc is part of the Necator americanus strain Aroian chromosome V, whole genome shotgun sequence genome and encodes:
- a CDS encoding hypothetical protein (NECATOR_CHRV.G19558.T1) produces the protein MGCGPSTVLSDQEQQVIVATWKALRKNLFCQRGAGTAALPPPDSHSVAAIHGKIASRKGEWACSTALG